One Ensifer adhaerens genomic window, CGATGCTCCTTTGAGGAGAACAAGCATTTGCCTTGGATTTTCAGTGGCGTCGCGCGCGGCGCCACTTCGCCGGACTTATCCCGACGGTCTGGTTGAATGCCCTGGTAAAATGAATCTGGTCGAAACCCCCAGGACAAGGGCGATTTGAGCAACGGGACATTCAGTAGCCACCAGATAGTCCTTCGCCTTCGAAATGCGCTTCTGCATCAGCCATTGATGCACCGGCATGCCGGTGGATTGGCGAAACCCGCTGCTGAAGTAGAGCCGCGACAGACCAACGATGCTCGCCAGTTCCCGCAGGTTTGTGCCTTCCGAAAGATGCGCGCATAGATATTCGGTGATCCGACGCAGTTGGTAATTGGCCAGGCCGGTACGGATCTGACGTTCCGGTCGGCACCGTTCGGGGCCCGATAGGCGAAGCAGAAAAGCCAAGGTCAATTTCTCGACGTACAGGTCGTCCGCGTACCCATCTGCGGCGTTGGAATGCTGCGGTACTTCATAGCGCCAAGCCATGCTGCTGCCTCCCACGTCTTGATAACCAGGGTGAGGGTGAGCCTGTGCTCATATCTTATTGACGCCAATTCAGGAGCTTAGGTCAAGAAGGCGAGCTTGAGGGCGTATCAATCACGGCGTGCCGGCTATATGCATGGGGATGCGGGACGAGTGAGCTTGTTTAGGATGGGATCAAGATGGACGACGACAACATCATCAAGTTTGAGCGACCGAAGCCAAAGAAGGAGGCCAGGCCGGCCAGTCGAGTGCAGCGAAAGGCGTTGATTTGGTTTGCGCTGGTCGCTGCGTTGATCGGGGTGTGGTCATACTACCAGTTTGTCGCGCCGCCGAGCTTGCCCGGTCACTAGCTTCAAAGACCACGGATTTACCGGCCGTCGTTCGGATGCGCCAAAGGCGGATCCGCCCTTGCCGCTGACCCGGCGCGGTAGAACGCCATGCAAATCTAGCCAGCAGGTCGTTCAGGCGCGGGCACGAAATCAGGCGGCGACGGCGGTCTTGACGGGGATCGGGCTGTTCGATTTCCGCTCCGCGGCTTACACGGAGTTCCAAAGCCAAATGTGATGGCGACACGGGGTCGGTGGCACGAATGTCGGGAAACCGTTCACCACCATTTACGGGGTCGTCGGTTCCCAGAGCTCGACCGGATTGCCTTCAGGATCGTGAATGCGCGCAAACCGGCCGACTTCCGAATCCCACTCGGTGCGGGTTTCTACCGCCATCCCGCTCGCTCTGAGTTCGGTAATGAGCCCATCGAGATCATCGACGCGGAAGTTGATCATCCACTGCTGTTCTGGACGTCCAAAATAGTCGGTGTTTGCAGAGAAGGGCCCAAAAATTGTTGTGCCCGCTTCTTGCTTCCACACGGACTTGTGCAGATCGTCGATCCCAAGGTGCTTTTCGTACCACGCTGCGAGGCCGGCCGGGTCTGCCGCCTTGAAGAACACACCACCTATTCCAACGACCTTAGGCATTGTCCGCTCCTCGTTCAAGGCGGAACAATGCCAATGCAGGCGCGTACTTGCAACTCGAGCGTTGAGCGATAGAGCTATGGTTGTGGCAGAAATGGCGTGCTTTGGAACCACAGCAAAACGGGCGAGATTTTCGCGTTCCACGCACGGTCGCCTTGGCGGAGGGGGCGAACCCACCCGGGACAGGCTCGCTGCCCCAACCGGATTTGAAGTCCGGCCATGCAACCGGGCATGAATCCCCTCAATTTATTGATTTCATGCAGCTATTTTTACCGTCTTGGTGTCGCCGTAGAGTCTCGTTGCTACCCAATTGCTACCCAATCTATTTCTCGGTCGACTTCGAATGCTTTGGGTACAAGTAACGTTTCGTTCACGAAATGAATTGACTTTCGACGCGAAACCCCGGTTGCGTCTTCCCAACGTCAGAAGTGCGACCGGGCGTCGCCAATCACCCGCCTCAAAAGGCGGGTTTTGGCCAACCGATGTTCACTGATTGGAACAATTTGCCAAAGGACAAATTCGTCCAGATCGACCCGCCCTCGGAATAAGTGGGCGCCACAGCGAGAAACGAACGCCGCCGCCAGCGCGAAGACGAGAAGCGCAAGGGGCGGTACCTCTATCATCGCGCATGCATGCGGCACCTGCCAGCTTAGGGTGGCCTAGACGACGTTCAGGATACCCGTCTTCACCCAGACAGTGATGTCAAAATCCGCGTCCCCGACACGTAGCTCATACTTCGTCGTCAAGGCAGAGCTACCATCTGTGCGCTTCACCTGAACTGCTCGCGCAACCCCACTATAGCTGCCGGGCGGCAAGTCGATTCCTCCGATATGGAAATCGCCTACGGCGGTGAATGTGACCAGCTTGTTATGTCGTTGCATCTGCTGTCTTCCGTAGGTGCGCGCGCGGCGGCCCTTTTACTCGCGCTAACTGACCGGAGCCTGACCGACGCTTAAGTGAGCACCGTGATCAGCCAGAGAATCGTTCCGAGGACGGTATTTCGGCTCAAGCTTCACTCCTACTGGATGCATCAGACGAGCGAATTGTACCACGCCAACCAAAACCGGAGATGAAACGGGCGAACTCGGCGACCGTCTATGCGCTGGGTGGTCGCTGTCCCTAAATTCTACTGGGTTGAGGTGTCCAACTTTGGCAAACAAGTCGTTCTCGGATCGTTCTGGTGCGTATTGAGGCTGCTCCTCCTGTTTCTCAACCGACACGCGACCGCATCAGGATCTGAGCGCGTCAATTTTCCACTCATCCGAAAGGGGTAGAAATCCACTTTCGTACACGCCACGTTCTTACGACGTTTGGTGAGTATTAGAACTTATACTTTCAGTAGAAATTCAGGGTTTGTCGGAGTAGATCAGCCCGGTAGCTCGCCTAGCCTCATAAGCTGGAGGCCGCAGGTTCAAGTCCTGTCGGGAGCCTGCCTCTGGGGCATAGAACCTACTCCCAAGATAGGGTCACCCGGAGGCAGAGTTTTGCGAAACAGCGTGCGACACTCACTTCTTTTTGAGCGTGCTCTCGCTATTCTTTACCTGCGAGCCCAGGGCTGGTGCCGTTTTCTCGACCTTATCCTTCTTCGGCTTGCGCGTCTCTTTATTGCTTCGAACCTGACCTTTAGCCATCACCCCTAAACTCCTCTGGTTGATGGACGAGCAATACCGCTTTCAGCCCACTATCCAAGGGTACGCCCAACCCGCCCGGTTTGTCACCTGGCTCATCTGGGCTTTGATTGCATGACCGTCATCGACCTGCAGAAGGTGAAGGCTGACCGCGAGGCGCCCCAGAGTGCCCGTTGTCAGGCGAGATGCGCAGAAAGGCGTACACAGTTAGCTGACGCCAGCGTCGTCTGGCAGCGTACACATGACACTGTGATGCGCTCTTGGTTGTATGTGGCGTTGTCATGGTACTCTTCCGTGACAACGTGCTCTGCGCCGCATTCGAGGCATTTCTGCCGGTAATGTTCAGTCCGCAAGCCCGCTCTCCGTCGGTTTCGTTCAGGCATTTCAGACGCGCGGCAACCAATCCCAGTGGCGCTCACGTGAGCGACAGAATCAGCCAGATCAGTGCGACGGCCGAAGTGATCACCACCACAATCGCCGTAATCCGGAATGCCTTTTCGATCATCGCAACCCCCGAAAGAAGCTTCCGATTCTACGGCCGGCGCCGCTAGGTCCTGTCCAGCCCAGAGCGCCTTGAGCGTGTGCCACCTTGATACAAGGCGTATTTGAGAGAATTCTTACAAACTTCGTTCAAATGCGCTTGCTTTGTCCTGAATCTGGATTTCTGAACATGAGCAACGAACCCCGAAACAACGGGAAGAAAACGGGAAGGGGCAGCCCTCCCGTCGAACATCAATTCAAGCCCGGTAACCCCGGTCGTCCGAAAGGCGCGCGCAACAAGCTAGGAGAGATGTTCATCGAGGACATGCTCGCAGCCTGGGAGAGCAAAGGCGCGGCGGCCATTCACACTGTGATCGAGAAACGCCCCCAGGAACTTCCTGAAGGTTGTCGCCTCGCTGATGCCGAAGGATTTGAATGTCAACATCAAACCTGTACTGGCAGAACAACCAGCAACCCATCGTCCAGGAAGGCACGATCGAGAACCCCGAGGCGGTGCTCAATCCGAAATTCGGTCAGCCGATCCTGGTTAGCCAAGGGACCGACGTCCGCGTCGCCGTCGGTTACAACGTCGTGCCGATGGTCGCTAACAAGTCCTCTGCGATGTTGTCCTATCTCGATCAGGAGGCGACCGACCGCACCGGCATTTCAGACGCATCGAGCGGTATGGCGCCGGATGCCCTGCAGAACATGACCGCCAAGGCCTCGGCGATGATCGAGGCCGCCGGCATCGGCCAGACCGAGCTGATAGTTCGCACTTTCGCTCAGGGCCTGAAGCGAGTTTTCCAGGGCCTCCTGAAGCTGACCATCAAGCATCAGGATCAGCCGCGCACCGTGCGCCTACGCGGTCAGTGGACGACGTTCGACCCTCGGCACTGGAATGCCGGTATGGATGCGACCGTGAACACCGGACTCGGCGCCGGCACGCGGGAACGCGACATGTTGATGGTGCAGATGATCCAGCGCGAAAACGGTGAAGCAGCCGGCCTCAAGTCCCCGGACCTGTATTTCACGAAGCCCGACCAGGACCAGCTCGACAAGCGCCTCGAAGCCGAGGCGAACAAGCCCGATCCTGACTTGCAGAAGGGTCGATGGGCTTTGCCTCCGAGGCGAGAACCTAGACCGTCGCGTCGATCCGGTTTGTCGGGGCGTGCAGTGCGGGGGCGAGAATGACGTCGCCGCGCCGGACCGCGTCTTTCGTCACCCGTTCTCCCGCTTTCAGGCCACCTGGAGCTGAGAGTCTCTCTCCCCTTCCGCGCTCGACGGCGCTTCCCATTGCATGTGGGAAGCGTTGAGCCGGCGCGCCACGATATCGTGGTTGAGCCACTGGACGGGGCCCGACGGTTCCGAAGATGCGCCGAAGATGAGCTGGCCCGTCGCCTCAACCACCAGCGCACTCAGGTGGTCGCTGATCATGATCTTGCCGTCGCGGTGCATCTGCGTGATTTCGTTGGACGTGCCGATGGTCAGGTCGGACTGTGCCTGGCTGTTCGCCATGGGCCATGCCGAGAAGTCGTAAAACGGACTCATAACTTCGTTGGCCTGCATGTCGGTAATCTTCTGGAACACATCCTTCATCGTGAAGCCGTCTGCCAGAAGCTGCTGGCAGGCCTGCCACTGGTGCTCTGCCCACTGGCCGCCGTTCTCTTTCTTCAATGCAAGCAGCAGCGGTATCAGTGGGAGCTCGATGCCGGTGAATACGTCGGACGAATTGGTCCGGATTTCGGGGCAGTTATAGACGGTCGCCTTGATACCCGCGGTCCAGGCATCCTGCGCGATGCCTTCAAGCCGCATCTTGGCGTAGCCTTGCGTGTAGTTGGTGTAGGTCTGCCAACGGTAGCTGCCGTCAATCAGGACAGCCGTTCCATGGTAGCCGTAGGCCGTATAGCGAACCTGACCGCCCGATGCCTCGATCCGCTCCCGGATCGCCGTGCTGAAGTCGATGAGATGCTGGAAGGTGATTGCGGAGACCTCGTCGAAATTCTGCAGGATGAGCTTGCCCATATCGCTGTCGAGCAGGGCTTGCGACGACATGTGGCGCGCGCCGCGACCCTTGTAGATTCGGTTGGCGATAACCAGGAAGACCTTCGCCTTCGGGATGCCCCCGGCCATCGTGTGGGCGAAAAAGACGTTGCGGCCGTCGGCGATCATTCCGTCGAGAACGGCCATGACCTGCGTGAGCGCATTCGTGAACCGCGTCGTGGCGATGTCCCGGCACTGCTTGATGTAGTTCCAGTCAAGCCTGTCGTCCTGCCAGCTCTCCAGCGTCATGTCCGCGAGAAGATCGGTCGGAGTTGGGCCACCGGCCGGAGCGTCGAGATCGAAGCCCGCCATCAGAGGGATGTTGATGATCTTGCCGCCAAGCCGCTCTTCGGCGGCGGCGAGTTCTTCGGCGTCCAGAGGCCGCAGCGCGTTGTTCTCGTCGCGCCGCCCGACCGTGATCCCAACGATTTCCATTCCAGCCCGCCGGGCTTCGTCGAGCAAGCCAGTCGCGTATCCGCGACCAAACAGTTCGCCGAAGAGAACGAAAACATCTCCTTTGCGAAAGACGCTGTTCTCGGCAAGACGGTTCAATGCGATCGGGTTTTCCATACTGTCAGCTCTTTGGTCCGTTAGTCGTCGAGGGAGGACTCAGACGAATTTTGATCGTCACATGACCACACTGGCCCAGAATAGGAAGTCATATTGCGTGACCGTTCATTTCAAAACGTGAACTGCCGCAAGGGAGACGGGCGCCGTGGAAGTGGATTGACGGCCCCAGGATTGACTGCGCGAGAGGGAGAAGTCGCGGTCGTATCGATGCGAATCGGGAAGCGGCTGTTGTGGTTCAGCACGTGCGGCGCGACGATTTTGGCGTCTTGGCCAGGTGCTTCGTTTGGATCTCATGACCGCAGTGTGGAAAGCTCCGGACCTTAAGGGCAGGAGGGCTCATCAGCCATCCGATGGACGAAGCGATTTCATCAGAAGCACCCAGTTTTCCGTATCGCCCTTCCAGCCCTCCCTGACGCAGGCGAGCGTTGCCACTTGCTCGTAGCCGCTGCGCTCGTAGAGCCGCCTGGCACCGACATTGTTATCGGCGACGATGACGCTCATCCGACGGAGCGCCTGGTCCCGCGCTATCTCTTCTGCGAGACCGAGCAGCCGCGAGCCAAGTCCTTGCCCTCGGTACTCGGGATAGCAGGCCAGTACATTCACATACCAGCTGTCGAGTGCCTGATTTTCCAGTTCTTGCAGTGGTCGGAACAGGGCAGGGAAATCATCGGCGATTGGCTCGGGCTCCGATCCAATCGGGTAACCGGTCAGGCTTGCCACGGCGCCATCGCCAAAGTCCACGACGACAATCTGGCCCTCGCGCACCCTTTGCATTTGTCGGGCGCGGCCAACGTCCCACGGATCCTGCCCGTCCTTTGCAAGCCCCTCCCATATGTATAGGGGCAAACCCTGGCCCGCGAAGTTGACGAGATCAGCCAACTCCTTCGCATCTGCCTCGCTTGCAATGCGTAGCGGTGGTTCGAGCCGGATCATCAGGATCCTCCGGGAAGCTTTTGGGCGGGCGGCCATCATATGCGGTTTTTCTGATGACGTGGAGGTCATTCTGACGGCAACGCGTGAACAGCGGTGGGATCGGCCTCGCCGTCTATTGAACGGTTACTCAGTCGCAAGGACTGCCGCGGATGATCCTGCCGGTTGCCAAAAAACCATAATTGCTTCACCTAGATTGACATCGACACTCGGCATTAAGAATTGGATCAACGCTGAATGCGCATATCATACGTCTTCCTTGGTGCATTTCTTGCAATCGTGCAGTCCGCCTATGCTGAAGTCGCCCCACCTCCTGTTCTGGAGCCGCTGAAGCAACAGGCGCAAGCTGCGCAGTTGAGTGCAAAGTTTCTCACGCGTTTCAGCTACAAGCCGGTTGAACTCGACGACGCCTTGTCGGCCAAGGTCATGGATCGGTTCATCAAATCACTCGATCCGGATCGCGTGCTCTTCCTGCAGACGGACATCGACAGGTTCATGTCTGACCGCAGCGAGATCGACGACGCCATCAAGCAGAAAGATTTGAAGATCCCGTTCAAAATCTTCAACGTGTACGGGAAGCGCGTTGTCGACCGCATGACCTACGCGCGCGACTTGCTCAAGCAGGATTTCGATTTCAGCAAGCAGGAAAACTATCCGGTACTGCGCGACAAGGCGCCTTGGCCGCAGTCGGAGGCCGAGAGCAACGACCTTTGGCGCAAGCGCGTAAAAAGCGACTGGTTGCGATTGAAACTGGGCGGCAAGTCCGACGCGGCCATTCGCGAAACGCTCACCAAGCGCTACACGAACGCTCTCGATCGCGCCTACAAGTACAAGAGCGATGACGTTTTCCAGTCGTTCATGAACGCGTACACAACGTCCGTCGATCCGCACACGGATTACTTCGGCGCGACCGCTTCGGCCGATTTCAACATCGCCATGAAGCTTTCGCTCGTTGGTATCGGTGCGGTACTGCAGGAGCGCGACGATTACACGACGATCCGCGAGCTCGTGCCCGGCGGGCCGGCGCAGCTGTCCGGCAAGCTTGCGGTCGGTGACCGCATTACCGGTGTCGGTCAGGGCAGGGACGGAGCGATAAAGGAAGTGGTTGGCACGCGGCTGGATGAAGTCGTGCAGTTGATCCGCGGGAAGAAAGGCTCCGTCGTGCGCTTGGATATCCTGCCGGCAGATGCCGGAGCGGATGCCACTCATCGCGTCGTCACACTGGTGCGCGACAAGATCAGCCTTGAAAAGCAGGCGGCCCAGAAGACCGTACTCACGGTGAAAGTCGGCGGCGCCGAGCGTAAGATCGGCGTCATCACGCTGCCGGCATTTTACGAGGATTTTGAAGCCCGGCGCAAAGGCGACAAGGACTATAGAAGCGCGAGCCGCGATGTCCGAAAACTTCTTGGCGAACTCAAGCGGGAAAAAATCGACAGCGTTCTTATCGACGTGCGCAACAATGGCGGCGGTTCACTGGACGAGGCGATCGATTTGACCGGCCTGTTCATCGGCAACGGTCCGGTCGTCCAGCAGCGCGGCAGTGACGGCAAGGTTGACGTAAGAAGCGCTGATTTTCCGGCGCCCGTGTGGACAGGCGCCGTGGGCGTCCTGATCAATCGCGGTTCTGCCTCGGCTTCGGAGATCTTTGCCGCGGCAATCCAGGATTACGGTCGAGGCGTGATCATCGGCGAACCCAGTTTCGGTAAAGGCACCGTTCAAGCTGTCGTCAATCTTGACGAGATGGTTCGCAACAGCAAACCAGAACTCGGTGAGCTGAAAGTGACGATTGCCCAGTTCTTCCGGATCGACGGCGGCACGACGCAGCTGCGCGGCGTGACCCCTGATATCAGCCTGCCGGGACTTTCCGACCCGACAAGCTTCGGCGAGACCAGTTATGACAATGCCCTGCCGTGGGCGCAGATCAAGCCCGCCAAGTATGCGCACGCCGACACCGTGACGACGTTGCTGCCGAAACTGCAACGCCGCCATGATGCGCGGGTCGAGAGCGATCCGGACTTCCAGCGCCTGCTGAAGGACATTGCTGAGGTGAAAGCGCAGCGCGAGAAAGGTGAGGTCTCCCTCAATGAAGCCGAACGCCGTAAAGAACAGGCTGACCGTGAAAAACGACGGAAGTCGCGCGCTCTCGCAGGTGATGGCGACGACACTGGCGGAGATGATGGCCTCAATGCAAACGAGCGTAGCCTGAGCGCTGACATTGCAATCGAGAATGCCCGCAAGAATGCAAAGGACGTCTTGCTGAACGAGGCTGCCGCCATTCTCGCCGATGAGACCGTTTGCAGGAAGGCGTGCTGACGGCGACGCAAGACACGGGCGGGGCGTAATCAGACCCCGTCTGGCGCTCCGTGCGCGCCGCCCGCGGCCATGTCTTCGTTCTTCGCAGCAGCATGATGGGGTGAGTTTCAGGTGCGTTGTTGAATGTAGCGCGGACCTACCCGGCTGTTGTCGCCGGCGGGCAGGTGCCTTGCGCAATGATTGCGTCCGGGCAGACCAATTGAAGACCTGCGGGCAAAAAACTCCGCGAATTGTGGCGAAAACTAGACGGAATTTCTAAGGCGGTGCACAACCAAAGTGCCCGGTCCCTCGCGCTTCTCCACGCCCACCGGTAGGTTCTCTGGGAAAACAACACCGGAGAATTGCATGAAACGCCTCCTCATTCTCGGCGCAGCCCTTGCTGCGCACTTCGTGACACCCGCGCTGGCTGAGGAGCCCACGAAGCTCCTCAACGCCTCATACGACGTTTCGCGCGAGCTTTTCGTTGCTGAGAACGAAGCGTTCATCAAGCAACATCCGGGCGTGACGATCGACCAGTCGCATGCGGGCACCTCCAAGCAGGCGCGCTCGATCCTCGAAGGCCTTGAGGCCGATGTCGTGACCTTCAACCAGACCACGGACATCGAATTCCTGGCCAAGAATGGTTTCGTCGCCAAGGATTGGGCGAAGGCTTTCCCGAACAATGCCTCGCCGTTCTATTCCTTCCCGTCATTCCTGGTGCGGGCAGGCAATCCGAAGAACATCAAGGATTGGGCCGATCTGGCGCGCGACGATGTCCACGCGGTCTTCCCCAATCCGAAGACGTCAGGCAACGCCCGCTACACCTATCTTGCCGCTTACGCCTGGGCCAAGGAGGCCTATGAGGGCGACGAGGCGAAGATCGAGGCCTACATCACCAAGATTTTCGACAATGTTCCGGTTTTCGATACGGGCGGTCGTGCCTCCACGACCACTTTTGTCGAACGCGAGACGGGCGATGTTCTGATCACGTTCGAGGCAGAGACCCGCAGCATCGTCAAGCAGTATGGCGCCGACAAGGTTGAGAGCGTCATCCCGTCTGTCAGCCTGCTTGCCGAGTTTCCGGTCGCAGTCGTCGACAAGGTCGCCGAAAAACACGGCACGGAAGCTCTTGCCAAAACCTATCTCGATTTCCTCTACACCGAGGAGGGGCAGCGCATCGCCGCTGAGTTCGGCCACCGGGTCCGCAACGAGAGGGTCGCCGGCGAATTCAAGGATCAGTTCCCTGCCATCCGCCTCGTCAACGTCGATGACGTCTTTGGCGGCTGGAGCAAGATCCAGAGCGAGCACTTTTCCTCAGGCGGGGTTTTGGACAAGCTCTACGGCAGCCGCTAAGCGCTACCTGCTCTCGCCTTCAGCCAGCCCGGCAGACGATCCGTCCGCCGGGTTTCCCCATGACATGACAAGGAAATGACCGCTTGAGACGCAATGTCTTGCCCGGATTACGCCTGTCGCTGGGTGTGACGCTGCTCTATGTGAGCTTGATCGTCGTCCTGCCGCTGGCAGCACTCGTGTTCAAGGCGGCGAGCCTTGGCCCTATTGATTACTGGCAGATTGTCTCGTCATCACGGGCTCTCGCGAGCTATCGCGTCACCGTGTTTGCCGCACTTGCCGCGACCTTCTTCAATCTCTTTTTCGGTCTGGCGCTCGCCTGGGTCCTGGTGCGTTATCGCTTTCCGGGGCGACGCATCGTCGACGCCATGGTCGATCTGCCGTTTGCACTGCCCACGGCCGTCGCCGGCATTTCGCTGACGGCACTCTTCACGACAAACGGCGTGTTCGGCTCCATTCTCAGCGATTTCGGCATCAAGGTCGCCTATACCCCGCTCGGCATCATGATCGCCATGTGCTTCACGTCGCTGCCCTTCATCGTGCGCACGGTGCAGCCGGTCCTGGAAGATCTTGACCCGTCGCTGGAAGAGGCGGCCCAATCGCTTGGCGGCTCGGATTGGGCGATTTTCCGCAAGGTCATCCTGCCGCTGCTCACGCCGGCCCTTCTCGCAGGCGTGTCGCTCTCCTTCGCCCGCTGCCTCGGCGAGTTCGGCGCGATCATCTTCATTGCCGGCAACCAACCGATGTCGACGGAAATTACCGCGCTGCTGATCTTCATTCGGCTGGAAGAGTACGATTATCAGGCGGCCGCTGCGATTGCGTCCGTGCTGTTGCTCGCGGCTTTCCTCATGCTCGGCATCACAAATTGGCTGCAGGCGCGCGCGCTGCGCTACACGGCGAGGGGCTGAGCATGGGAATGATGAGAACCGGACGTACCCCGCCGCGGGTCGGCGACGCACCATTTTTCCGCCGCATGCTGATCGGCATCGTCCTCATCCTCGGCGCCGTCCTCATCCTCGCGCCGCTCCTGATCATCGGCGTCGAAGCCTTTGCCAAGGGCTGGCAGGTTTATCGCGACACGATCCTTCATTCCGACACGCGGCATGCGATCATGCTGACGGTGCTCGCGGCCCTAGTCGCCGTACCGGTCAACACCGCCTTCGGCATTGCCGCGGCATGGGCCATCACCAAATTCGACTTCCGCGGTAAAGCCTTCCTGCTGGTCGTCATCGAGATCCCGTTCTCGGTCTCGCCAATCGTTGCGGGCGTCGCCTACCTCTTCGTCTACGGATTGCAGGGCCTGTTCGGTCCTACGCTCGATGCCTACGGCATCAAGATCCTGTTCGCGATCCCCGGCATCATTCTCGCGTCGATGTTCGTCACCGCGCCGTTCGTGGCGCGCGAACTCATCCCGCTGATGCAGTCCCAGGGCAGGGACCTCGAAGAGGCCGCGACCTCGCTCGGGGCATCCGGCTGGCGAACCTTCTTTTCGGTCACGCTGCCGAACATCAAATGGGCGCTGCTCTATGGCGTCGTCCTTTGCAATGCACGCGTGATGGGAGAGTTCGGCGCGGTTTCGGTTGTCTCGGGCAACATCCGCGGTCAAACCAACACGCTGCCGCTCCATATC contains:
- the cysP gene encoding thiosulfate ABC transporter substrate-binding protein CysP, with amino-acid sequence MKRLLILGAALAAHFVTPALAEEPTKLLNASYDVSRELFVAENEAFIKQHPGVTIDQSHAGTSKQARSILEGLEADVVTFNQTTDIEFLAKNGFVAKDWAKAFPNNASPFYSFPSFLVRAGNPKNIKDWADLARDDVHAVFPNPKTSGNARYTYLAAYAWAKEAYEGDEAKIEAYITKIFDNVPVFDTGGRASTTTFVERETGDVLITFEAETRSIVKQYGADKVESVIPSVSLLAEFPVAVVDKVAEKHGTEALAKTYLDFLYTEEGQRIAAEFGHRVRNERVAGEFKDQFPAIRLVNVDDVFGGWSKIQSEHFSSGGVLDKLYGSR
- the cysT gene encoding sulfate ABC transporter permease subunit CysT: MRRNVLPGLRLSLGVTLLYVSLIVVLPLAALVFKAASLGPIDYWQIVSSSRALASYRVTVFAALAATFFNLFFGLALAWVLVRYRFPGRRIVDAMVDLPFALPTAVAGISLTALFTTNGVFGSILSDFGIKVAYTPLGIMIAMCFTSLPFIVRTVQPVLEDLDPSLEEAAQSLGGSDWAIFRKVILPLLTPALLAGVSLSFARCLGEFGAIIFIAGNQPMSTEITALLIFIRLEEYDYQAAAAIASVLLLAAFLMLGITNWLQARALRYTARG
- a CDS encoding GNAT family N-acetyltransferase yields the protein MIRLEPPLRIASEADAKELADLVNFAGQGLPLYIWEGLAKDGQDPWDVGRARQMQRVREGQIVVVDFGDGAVASLTGYPIGSEPEPIADDFPALFRPLQELENQALDSWYVNVLACYPEYRGQGLGSRLLGLAEEIARDQALRRMSVIVADNNVGARRLYERSGYEQVATLACVREGWKGDTENWVLLMKSLRPSDG
- the cysW gene encoding sulfate ABC transporter permease subunit CysW, which gives rise to MGMMRTGRTPPRVGDAPFFRRMLIGIVLILGAVLILAPLLIIGVEAFAKGWQVYRDTILHSDTRHAIMLTVLAALVAVPVNTAFGIAAAWAITKFDFRGKAFLLVVIEIPFSVSPIVAGVAYLFVYGLQGLFGPTLDAYGIKILFAIPGIILASMFVTAPFVARELIPLMQSQGRDLEEAATSLGASGWRTFFSVTLPNIKWALLYGVVLCNARVMGEFGAVSVVSGNIRGQTNTLPLHIELLYHDYQAAGAFASASILALIAVFTIIAKVALERRGAGRVRPAVNPAEKAA
- a CDS encoding enoyl ACP reductase FabMG family protein encodes the protein MENPIALNRLAENSVFRKGDVFVLFGELFGRGYATGLLDEARRAGMEIVGITVGRRDENNALRPLDAEELAAAEERLGGKIINIPLMAGFDLDAPAGGPTPTDLLADMTLESWQDDRLDWNYIKQCRDIATTRFTNALTQVMAVLDGMIADGRNVFFAHTMAGGIPKAKVFLVIANRIYKGRGARHMSSQALLDSDMGKLILQNFDEVSAITFQHLIDFSTAIRERIEASGGQVRYTAYGYHGTAVLIDGSYRWQTYTNYTQGYAKMRLEGIAQDAWTAGIKATVYNCPEIRTNSSDVFTGIELPLIPLLLALKKENGGQWAEHQWQACQQLLADGFTMKDVFQKITDMQANEVMSPFYDFSAWPMANSQAQSDLTIGTSNEITQMHRDGKIMISDHLSALVVEATGQLIFGASSEPSGPVQWLNHDIVARRLNASHMQWEAPSSAEGERDSQLQVA
- a CDS encoding helix-turn-helix domain-containing protein, whose protein sequence is MAWRYEVPQHSNAADGYADDLYVEKLTLAFLLRLSGPERCRPERQIRTGLANYQLRRITEYLCAHLSEGTNLRELASIVGLSRLYFSSGFRQSTGMPVHQWLMQKRISKAKDYLVATECPVAQIALVLGVSTRFILPGHSTRPSG
- a CDS encoding VOC family protein — its product is MPKVVGIGGVFFKAADPAGLAAWYEKHLGIDDLHKSVWKQEAGTTIFGPFSANTDYFGRPEQQWMINFRVDDLDGLITELRASGMAVETRTEWDSEVGRFARIHDPEGNPVELWEPTTP